A portion of the Acidisarcina polymorpha genome contains these proteins:
- a CDS encoding type II toxin-antitoxin system RelE/ParE family toxin: protein MKPFSLSVGAYRDLDEIWDYIARNSAEAADRWIDSLYEAFEFVSRTPGCGHTRADLTDKDVRFWAFKTYVILYREREDRVIIEAVTQGSRHVPSFLSKRQE from the coding sequence TTGAAGCCCTTTAGCCTGAGCGTAGGTGCTTACCGGGACTTGGATGAGATTTGGGATTACATCGCGCGCAACAGCGCAGAAGCCGCAGACCGGTGGATCGATAGTTTGTATGAAGCCTTCGAGTTCGTCTCGCGGACGCCAGGATGTGGACATACCCGCGCCGATCTGACTGATAAGGACGTTCGGTTCTGGGCTTTTAAAACATACGTGATTCTTTATAGGGAGCGCGAGGACAGGGTGATTATCGAGGCGGTAACTCAGGGGTCGCGGCATGTTCCCTCATTCTTGAGCAAGCGCCAGGAATAA
- a CDS encoding type II toxin-antitoxin system ParD family antitoxin has translation MNISITPELERFVALKVESGRYTSASEVVREALRLLEQQENARNAQLAEFNRILEERLAASDRGELVDPQAARERLRRKSEEAKRRRA, from the coding sequence GTGAATATTTCGATTACTCCAGAGCTGGAGAGGTTCGTTGCGCTGAAGGTGGAATCCGGCCGGTACACCTCGGCCAGTGAAGTTGTGCGTGAAGCTTTGCGGTTGCTTGAACAGCAGGAGAATGCGCGCAACGCTCAACTCGCGGAGTTTAACCGCATTCTGGAGGAGCGGCTCGCGGCTTCCGATCGCGGCGAACTTGTCGATCCGCAAGCTGCGCGGGAGCGGTTGCGGCGTAAGTCGGAAGAGGCAAAGCGGCGCCGCGCTTGA
- a CDS encoding molybdopterin-dependent oxidoreductase, which produces MADEQIKKDAQPAAEAAADQPVGPVIEPATQEDLDREVKRLSANRTRRSFLVAGIAAAGGYGLYRWIDKSDEIGRQPLPFRKAFQFNAAVARGVFHEGVLAPTYPKGRAAYDLRLNGDYGLKSDLVPESWRLQLVGVENAHKYPQFADDVTRWQYQYFAEEDSAPQPAANDVKGRPQMMMTVKVHQRGSEEAGPSASDLAPGTPGLLLAMNDLWKLPHVEFVTEFKCIEGWSEIVSWGGVRLRDLIAAYPPAKHPDGSLPRYVYMETPDGDYYCGYDMQAAMHPQSLLVYQMGGRPITRWHGAPLRLHMPIKYGYKQIKRIGLIAYTDQKPDDYWTKLGYDWYAGL; this is translated from the coding sequence ATGGCTGACGAACAGATTAAGAAGGACGCGCAGCCGGCCGCAGAAGCGGCGGCCGACCAACCAGTCGGCCCGGTCATTGAACCGGCCACACAGGAAGACCTCGACCGCGAGGTGAAGCGGCTTTCGGCGAACCGGACGCGGCGCAGCTTCCTGGTCGCTGGCATTGCCGCGGCGGGCGGCTATGGACTCTACCGCTGGATTGACAAGAGCGACGAGATTGGAAGGCAACCACTGCCCTTCAGGAAAGCATTTCAGTTCAACGCTGCGGTGGCGCGCGGAGTCTTTCACGAGGGCGTTCTTGCTCCGACCTACCCGAAGGGAAGGGCGGCCTACGACCTGAGATTGAATGGCGATTACGGACTTAAGAGCGATCTGGTGCCGGAGAGTTGGCGATTACAGCTGGTGGGAGTTGAGAACGCGCACAAGTATCCGCAGTTTGCCGACGATGTCACCCGTTGGCAGTACCAGTATTTCGCGGAGGAAGATTCCGCGCCGCAGCCGGCTGCGAACGATGTTAAAGGTCGTCCGCAGATGATGATGACGGTGAAGGTGCATCAGCGCGGATCAGAGGAGGCAGGTCCGTCGGCGAGCGATCTAGCGCCCGGCACACCGGGGCTGCTGTTGGCGATGAACGACCTTTGGAAGCTGCCGCATGTCGAGTTCGTGACCGAGTTCAAATGCATCGAGGGGTGGAGTGAGATTGTGAGCTGGGGAGGGGTGCGGTTGCGGGACTTGATCGCGGCGTATCCACCTGCGAAGCATCCCGACGGCAGCTTGCCGCGGTATGTATACATGGAGACTCCGGACGGCGATTATTACTGCGGCTACGATATGCAAGCGGCGATGCATCCGCAGAGTCTGCTGGTGTACCAGATGGGCGGACGGCCGATCACGCGGTGGCATGGTGCCCCGCTGCGGCTGCATATGCCGATCAAGTACGGGTACAAGCAGATCAAGCGCATTGGGTTGATCGCCTATACCGACCAGAAGCCGGACGATTATTGGACCAAGCTCGGCTACGACTGGTATGCAGGCCTATAA
- a CDS encoding cytochrome b/b6 domain-containing protein → MDENITPEPVAPETENAPEAAPAVAQIATFAERTEELPLAPAVAADEPPAGRVSRSVMEEEPVASAAAVQPSPSIRLEKKHPLAIRWMHWINFPVLAAMIWSGLLIYWGDSDIPAKHAHQVYRVGIGSWTLFRFFPEWFWTWYGAAYKITVGLGYHLFFMWFFMLNGLAYVLYTWISGEWRYLVPTKNSFKEAIQVTLHDLGIRKEPLPHRKFNGAQQIAYTAVILMGFGSLVTGLAIYKPSQAHLITLALGGYEMARWFHFWLTMGYCVFFVIHIAQVAKAGWNNFRSMVSGYEIVRESDPPYVPER, encoded by the coding sequence ATGGACGAGAACATTACCCCGGAACCGGTAGCTCCTGAGACGGAAAATGCTCCCGAGGCCGCTCCCGCAGTGGCGCAGATCGCGACGTTTGCAGAGCGAACAGAAGAGCTGCCTCTGGCGCCAGCTGTCGCGGCCGATGAGCCGCCCGCGGGGAGGGTTAGTCGTTCCGTCATGGAAGAGGAGCCTGTGGCCTCAGCTGCTGCGGTTCAACCGTCACCGAGTATTCGTCTAGAGAAGAAACATCCGCTGGCGATTCGCTGGATGCATTGGATCAACTTCCCGGTACTTGCGGCGATGATTTGGAGCGGCCTGCTGATCTATTGGGGCGACTCTGACATTCCGGCGAAGCATGCGCATCAGGTTTACCGGGTCGGGATCGGATCGTGGACGCTGTTCCGGTTCTTCCCGGAGTGGTTCTGGACCTGGTATGGAGCGGCTTACAAGATCACCGTCGGACTGGGATACCACCTGTTCTTCATGTGGTTTTTCATGCTGAACGGTCTCGCTTATGTGCTTTACACCTGGATCTCTGGAGAATGGCGCTACCTGGTGCCGACCAAGAATTCGTTCAAGGAAGCGATTCAGGTGACGTTGCATGATCTGGGAATCCGCAAAGAGCCGTTGCCTCACCGGAAGTTCAATGGAGCGCAGCAGATTGCGTATACCGCGGTGATCCTGATGGGGTTTGGCTCGTTGGTGACGGGTTTGGCTATTTATAAGCCGAGCCAGGCGCACCTGATTACCCTGGCGTTAGGTGGTTATGAGATGGCGCGGTGGTTTCATTTCTGGCTGACGATGGGGTATTGCGTCTTCTTTGTCATTCATATCGCGCAGGTGGCGAAGGCTGGCTGGAACAATTTTCGCTCAATGGTGAGCGGCTATGAGATCGTCCGTGAAAGTGACCCACCGTATGTGCCGGAGAGGTAG
- a CDS encoding DUF1223 domain-containing protein encodes MIDRSVSESARAWLSSLVVFAALSVPCLAANPGSPSPVLVELFTSEGCSSCPPADRLLAQIDRSQPIADAHVIVLSEHVDYWNSLGWQDPYSSHRWSERQNSYAERFGLESVYAPQMVVNGKHQVSGNDPSAVREAIRQATSSPRTSISIGDLHQIGEHLEIGYSADAAPHTSLFAVLADASDRSSVERGENAGRTLDHVAVARTLARVAPLNGTLVNQTFDIALPLNNKGRPLRLILFAQNEATGAIVGVAERGL; translated from the coding sequence ATGATCGACCGCTCCGTATCTGAAAGCGCAAGAGCGTGGCTCTCTTCGCTCGTTGTCTTTGCCGCCTTATCCGTCCCGTGCCTCGCCGCAAACCCCGGCTCGCCATCTCCGGTGCTCGTGGAACTCTTTACCTCCGAAGGTTGCTCCAGTTGCCCGCCTGCCGACCGCTTGCTCGCCCAAATCGATCGCAGTCAGCCCATCGCTGACGCGCATGTGATCGTCCTTAGCGAACATGTCGACTATTGGAATAGCCTCGGCTGGCAAGATCCATATTCATCGCATCGATGGAGCGAACGCCAAAACAGCTATGCAGAGCGCTTCGGACTCGAGAGCGTCTATGCCCCGCAAATGGTCGTCAATGGAAAGCACCAGGTAAGCGGTAATGACCCCTCTGCCGTGCGGGAAGCGATTCGGCAAGCTACGAGCTCCCCTCGGACTTCAATCAGCATCGGTGATCTTCACCAGATCGGCGAGCATCTCGAGATCGGCTATTCCGCCGACGCTGCACCGCATACGAGTCTTTTCGCCGTGCTCGCCGACGCTTCCGATCGATCGAGTGTGGAGCGCGGAGAAAACGCCGGCCGCACCCTCGATCATGTCGCCGTCGCTCGAACTCTCGCCAGGGTCGCTCCTCTCAACGGCACCCTAGTTAACCAGACCTTCGATATCGCCCTTCCCCTCAATAACAAGGGCCGTCCTCTCCGTCTCATCCTCTTCGCTCAAAACGAAGCAACTGGAGCTATCGTTGGTGTCGCCGAACGTGGGTTATAG
- a CDS encoding class I SAM-dependent methyltransferase has translation MSEILELRSCRAASVDPVPVTPEMQAHSAAAQSPGLSSSLPSSLPSSLFDRCWRQYALCREHLFTDHTQQIATALLPLLNGSRSCSLVEAGCGPGFYSRRLAAKFPQLQITGIDLSERLLYRAREHARRSGLENCRFLRADALSLADFPNQVDAVVASRLFLILADPALALQAIFTALRPGGLCFIAEPTSGLSAAVPLLMMKATQRLRRPHLSVEQVPQSRILSMNDFESLVETQPWRSIRIWKYRRYHFAVCKKAA, from the coding sequence ATGTCTGAGATTTTGGAATTGCGCTCGTGTCGGGCCGCATCCGTTGATCCTGTCCCAGTTACCCCGGAAATGCAAGCGCATTCCGCAGCCGCACAATCACCAGGCCTCTCGTCTAGTCTGCCCTCCAGTCTTCCCTCTAGCCTGTTTGATCGATGTTGGCGCCAGTATGCTTTATGCCGCGAGCACCTCTTCACCGATCACACCCAGCAGATCGCCACGGCTCTCCTACCGTTGCTCAATGGCTCTCGATCCTGTTCCCTGGTCGAGGCTGGCTGCGGGCCTGGGTTCTACTCCCGGCGGCTCGCTGCTAAATTCCCTCAATTGCAAATCACCGGTATCGACCTCTCCGAACGGCTTCTCTACCGGGCTCGCGAACACGCCCGCCGCTCGGGCCTCGAGAACTGCCGATTCCTGCGCGCTGACGCGCTCTCGCTGGCCGATTTTCCAAATCAAGTCGATGCCGTCGTCGCTTCGCGACTCTTCCTGATTCTCGCTGACCCGGCGCTCGCCCTCCAAGCCATCTTTACCGCACTTCGCCCCGGCGGACTCTGCTTTATCGCCGAGCCGACTTCCGGGTTGAGCGCAGCCGTCCCGTTGCTGATGATGAAAGCGACGCAGCGGTTAAGAAGGCCGCACCTCTCCGTCGAGCAAGTTCCTCAATCGCGGATTCTCAGCATGAACGACTTCGAAAGCCTGGTAGAAACCCAACCATGGCGCAGCATCCGTATCTGGAAATATCGCCGCTATCATTTCGCAGTCTGCAAGAAGGCAGCTTAA
- a CDS encoding TIGR04282 family arsenosugar biosynthesis glycosyltransferase — MNHSYRTLDPRRPQRTFQGKCALAVMAKAPIPGKVKTRLTPPLTPDEACALNACFLRDTVASLHEATLAAPAEWVISYTPQGFEAAFLGILEAGAYLLPQRGDGFGERLLFTAEDLFACGFSAVCLIDSDSPTVPTKEFITAAISLLQDGERAVLGPSEDGGYYLIGLQRPVAELFERITWSTAVVAEQTLQRAEEVGLPMESLRSWYDVDDADSLARLHAEFFDPESNLPRGYPAPHTREFLTALKHSALLSSVETETSV, encoded by the coding sequence ATGAACCATTCATATCGCACTCTCGACCCTCGTCGACCGCAGCGCACTTTTCAGGGTAAGTGCGCGCTCGCGGTGATGGCCAAAGCTCCTATACCTGGGAAGGTAAAGACCCGGCTGACTCCGCCGCTCACTCCTGACGAAGCCTGTGCGCTGAATGCCTGTTTTTTGCGCGATACCGTCGCCAGTCTTCACGAAGCGACCCTTGCCGCACCCGCGGAGTGGGTGATCTCCTACACGCCTCAAGGCTTCGAGGCTGCCTTCCTCGGCATCCTCGAAGCCGGCGCATACCTGCTCCCGCAACGCGGCGACGGCTTCGGCGAGCGCTTGCTCTTTACCGCAGAAGACCTCTTCGCCTGCGGTTTCTCCGCGGTTTGCCTGATCGATTCCGACAGCCCCACCGTGCCTACCAAGGAGTTCATCACTGCCGCCATCTCGCTGCTCCAGGACGGCGAACGTGCTGTCCTCGGCCCTTCTGAAGACGGCGGCTACTATCTCATCGGTTTGCAAAGGCCAGTCGCAGAGCTCTTCGAGCGAATCACCTGGAGTACTGCCGTGGTCGCAGAGCAGACACTGCAGCGAGCGGAGGAAGTCGGCTTGCCGATGGAGTCATTGCGAAGCTGGTACGACGTCGATGACGCCGACTCGCTTGCGCGTCTCCACGCTGAGTTCTTTGATCCGGAAAGCAATTTACCGCGCGGCTATCCTGCGCCACATACCCGGGAATTCCTGACAGCGCTTAAGCACTCAGCACTTTTGAGCAGCGTGGAAACGGAGACCTCGGTTTGA
- a CDS encoding glycosyltransferase family 87 protein codes for MNVDSVLAKQALWPRGTPLATNLALLLFGIIAIEFCRTGVTEFHHFVHGFSESVFAQIAVYLGAISLIERCPTNKWTLRIILAVALVARLYCVFSTPFLSTDIYRYVWDGKVQAAGINPFRYIPADSHLAFLRDGIIYPNINRKEFAHTIYPPGAQFLFLAITRISATVPFMKLALVGFEAVTCLVLLRILKLLSLPPERVVLYAWHPLCFWEIASSGHIDGAALTFLALAIYSRLKDKSGLTGVWLASATLIKLYPAALLPAFFQRSKWKMVAIFTAIIALTYACYMSVGLGVFGYLSGYAQEEGIDSGTRYFLLAFANRTLHTSIQPLAYMLFCAAIMGAICVWALLRGSSSSAFVLSALVIATMLNVFYSPHYPWYFLWLLPYIAINPWRPAFYLVTASTYLFGTNLGAPGEPMYHLNLLLYGGFALMFCYDLVAQRMRVYSSLPDLRPTIEHTSLIPTASARNS; via the coding sequence TTGAACGTCGACTCTGTTCTCGCGAAGCAGGCATTGTGGCCCCGGGGAACTCCCCTGGCAACAAACCTCGCGCTGCTGCTTTTCGGTATCATTGCAATCGAGTTCTGCCGGACCGGCGTCACCGAGTTCCACCACTTCGTCCACGGATTCAGTGAGTCGGTATTTGCTCAGATCGCTGTCTACCTCGGCGCAATCTCGCTCATCGAACGCTGTCCCACTAATAAATGGACGTTGCGGATCATCTTGGCCGTGGCATTGGTCGCCAGGCTTTACTGCGTCTTTTCCACGCCTTTTCTATCGACCGACATCTACCGCTATGTTTGGGATGGCAAGGTCCAGGCCGCCGGCATCAATCCCTTTCGCTATATCCCCGCCGACAGTCATCTCGCCTTTCTCCGCGACGGAATCATCTATCCCAACATCAACCGGAAAGAGTTTGCCCACACCATCTATCCCCCGGGCGCCCAATTTCTCTTTCTTGCCATAACTCGGATCTCGGCGACCGTGCCCTTCATGAAGCTGGCCTTAGTCGGCTTCGAAGCGGTTACTTGTCTCGTCCTCCTTCGGATATTGAAGCTCCTCAGCCTGCCGCCGGAACGAGTTGTCCTCTATGCCTGGCATCCGCTCTGTTTTTGGGAGATCGCCAGCAGCGGCCACATCGATGGAGCCGCGCTTACCTTTCTTGCCCTCGCCATTTATTCTCGGCTGAAGGATAAGTCCGGCCTCACAGGAGTGTGGCTCGCCTCCGCCACGCTCATCAAGCTGTATCCGGCCGCCCTGTTGCCGGCGTTTTTCCAGCGTTCGAAATGGAAGATGGTCGCCATCTTCACCGCTATCATTGCGCTCACTTATGCCTGTTATATGAGCGTCGGACTCGGCGTCTTCGGCTATCTCTCCGGCTATGCGCAGGAAGAAGGTATTGATTCCGGAACCCGCTATTTCCTTCTGGCGTTCGCGAATCGTACCCTTCATACCTCCATTCAGCCGTTGGCTTATATGCTCTTTTGTGCGGCCATTATGGGGGCAATCTGCGTCTGGGCGCTGCTCCGAGGCAGCAGTTCCTCGGCGTTCGTCCTTTCTGCGCTGGTCATCGCCACCATGCTGAATGTCTTCTATTCACCTCACTATCCTTGGTACTTCCTCTGGCTATTGCCCTATATCGCAATAAATCCATGGCGGCCGGCTTTCTATCTTGTGACCGCCAGCACTTACCTCTTCGGGACCAACCTGGGTGCGCCCGGCGAACCGATGTACCATCTCAATCTGCTACTCTACGGCGGCTTTGCGTTGATGTTCTGCTACGACCTGGTCGCGCAAAGAATGCGAGTATATAGCTCCCTGCCAGATCTTCGCCCGACCATCGAACATACCTCCCTCATTCCAACCGCTAGTGCGAGGAACTCATGA
- a CDS encoding radical SAM protein, with protein MSTTISLPETTQKMRRYFEKPEDELSILVETPPVCIYFEVTNRCNLLCTTCPRTFEELEPEKDMSWELFTSIVDQSAGLKRAVLHGVGEPMLVKNLPSMVRYLKDRSVYVLFNTNGTLLNEKNGQALIDAGLDELRVSLDAAEPTAFQMVRGRDMFDRIVKNVRRFRQMQQEQSVESPRVSLWLTGLRETLDQLEGFVRIADSVNVREIYLQRMVFFSDNGKGLARAESALFEKTTAEEEEIIHRAASLATSLGISFNASGATEPGTSIKKRRDDSPWSLCRRPWSLMYFTANGRALPCCIAPFSMHGYDSFTLGDASQQTLREIWNGPQYQQFRGSLMSPEPPRACANCGLRWSL; from the coding sequence ATGAGCACAACAATTTCCTTACCGGAAACCACCCAAAAGATGCGCCGCTACTTCGAGAAGCCCGAAGACGAGTTATCTATCCTGGTCGAGACCCCGCCGGTCTGCATCTACTTCGAAGTTACCAACCGCTGCAATCTCCTCTGCACGACCTGTCCGCGGACCTTCGAGGAGTTAGAGCCAGAGAAGGACATGTCCTGGGAGCTCTTTACCAGCATCGTCGACCAGTCTGCCGGACTCAAGCGCGCCGTGCTCCACGGAGTGGGCGAACCCATGCTCGTCAAGAACCTCCCCAGCATGGTCCGCTATCTCAAAGACCGTTCCGTCTACGTGCTCTTCAACACCAACGGGACGCTGCTTAATGAGAAGAACGGCCAGGCGCTCATCGATGCCGGCCTCGACGAACTCCGGGTCTCGCTCGACGCCGCTGAGCCGACCGCCTTTCAGATGGTCCGCGGCCGCGATATGTTCGATCGCATCGTCAAGAACGTCCGCCGCTTCCGGCAAATGCAGCAAGAGCAAAGCGTCGAGTCGCCTCGGGTCTCGCTGTGGCTCACCGGCCTTCGCGAGACGCTCGATCAGCTCGAGGGCTTCGTCCGCATCGCCGATTCTGTCAATGTGCGTGAGATCTATCTCCAACGTATGGTGTTTTTCAGCGACAATGGCAAAGGACTCGCCCGCGCCGAGAGCGCCCTCTTCGAAAAGACGACAGCCGAAGAAGAAGAGATCATTCATCGCGCCGCCAGTCTAGCCACCAGCCTTGGCATCAGCTTCAACGCCTCAGGAGCCACCGAGCCCGGCACCAGCATCAAGAAGCGCCGCGACGATTCCCCTTGGTCGCTCTGCCGTCGCCCCTGGTCGCTGATGTACTTCACCGCCAACGGTCGCGCGCTGCCCTGCTGCATCGCTCCATTCTCGATGCACGGCTACGACAGCTTCACCCTTGGCGACGCCTCGCAGCAGACCCTGCGCGAGATCTGGAATGGCCCCCAGTATCAGCAATTTCGCGGCAGCCTCATGAGCCCCGAGCCGCCTCGCGCCTGCGCCAACTGCGGATTACGCTGGAGCCTGTAG
- a CDS encoding glycosyltransferase family 2 protein, which translates to MTARVSVLIPALNEEQAIGDVVRSLLSPPGLQSLIREVIVVDNGSTDRTAAEAQAAGARVIAEPIRGYGRACAAGVRAAHPASGVFIFLDGDGSDDTSQLPAIAGPVLNDQYDFVIGSRVRGHREPGSMLPSQIFAGWLAGLLLRLRYGVRYTDMGPFRAISRDALNQLNMTEMTYGWNLEMQMKAAREHLRILEVPVNYRLRQGGVSKVAGSLSGSFKAAIRIMKVFFAVGFGRAG; encoded by the coding sequence ATGACCGCTCGCGTCAGCGTGCTGATACCCGCGCTCAATGAGGAGCAGGCCATCGGCGACGTCGTCCGCAGTCTTCTTTCCCCACCGGGCCTCCAGTCACTCATTCGCGAAGTCATCGTCGTCGACAACGGCAGCACCGACCGGACCGCTGCCGAAGCCCAAGCCGCCGGCGCGCGCGTCATCGCCGAACCCATACGCGGCTATGGCAGGGCCTGCGCTGCAGGCGTCCGCGCCGCCCATCCGGCATCCGGTGTATTCATCTTCCTCGATGGCGATGGCAGCGACGACACCTCGCAGCTGCCCGCCATCGCTGGTCCTGTCCTGAATGATCAATACGACTTCGTCATCGGCTCCCGGGTCCGCGGCCATCGGGAACCCGGGAGTATGCTTCCGTCGCAAATCTTTGCCGGTTGGCTCGCCGGCCTGCTGCTGCGTCTCCGCTACGGCGTGCGCTATACCGACATGGGACCCTTTCGCGCCATCTCCCGCGATGCCCTGAATCAACTCAATATGACCGAGATGACCTACGGCTGGAACCTCGAAATGCAGATGAAAGCCGCCCGCGAACATCTAAGAATCCTGGAAGTCCCGGTCAACTACCGCCTCCGCCAAGGCGGCGTCTCGAAGGTCGCCGGCTCGCTCAGCGGCTCCTTCAAAGCCGCCATTCGCATAATGAAAGTCTTCTTTGCGGTAGGCTTTGGACGTGCGGGATAA
- a CDS encoding D-hexose-6-phosphate mutarotase: MEAAVTELDIQRLNDRFAIPSIAQIVPGNGGLPKVKISSAAASAEIYLHGAHLTSWIPAGAEEVIFLSDKAQFQDGKAIRGGVPVCFPWFNAKADDPKAPSHGFVRTKTWELESIIHEGNAIAVALSTQHDQATQKWWPHDFHAVHKITIGSDLKLELSVTNTGAARFNFQEALHTYYRVGDVRQVRLSSLDGVTYLDNADNLREKVQQGDNIFTQRTDNAYINTESELELSDPQLRRRILIGKQNSKNTVVWNPGDELARGMADLGDEEWQHFVCVEAANIRSAAITLEPGEEHTMTANIRLAELH, translated from the coding sequence ATGGAAGCAGCAGTCACCGAACTCGACATCCAGCGGCTCAACGATCGCTTCGCCATCCCCAGCATCGCCCAAATCGTACCCGGCAACGGCGGGCTGCCTAAGGTGAAGATCTCCAGCGCCGCCGCTTCGGCCGAGATCTATCTCCACGGCGCCCATCTCACCTCCTGGATTCCGGCTGGCGCCGAAGAGGTCATCTTCCTCAGCGACAAGGCACAGTTTCAGGATGGCAAGGCCATTCGTGGCGGGGTGCCGGTTTGTTTCCCCTGGTTCAACGCGAAGGCCGACGACCCCAAGGCGCCCTCGCACGGCTTCGTCCGCACCAAGACCTGGGAACTCGAATCGATCATCCACGAAGGCAACGCCATCGCCGTCGCGCTCTCCACGCAGCATGACCAGGCTACCCAGAAATGGTGGCCGCACGACTTTCACGCCGTCCACAAAATCACCATCGGCTCCGACCTGAAGCTTGAACTCTCCGTCACCAATACCGGCGCTGCGCGGTTCAACTTTCAAGAGGCGCTCCACACTTACTACCGCGTCGGAGATGTGCGCCAGGTTCGCCTCAGCAGCCTGGATGGCGTGACCTATCTCGACAACGCAGACAACCTCCGTGAAAAAGTCCAGCAGGGCGACAACATCTTCACCCAGCGCACTGACAACGCATATATCAATACTGAAAGCGAGTTGGAGTTGAGCGACCCGCAACTGCGCCGTCGGATCCTGATAGGCAAGCAGAACTCCAAGAACACCGTGGTCTGGAATCCCGGGGACGAGCTCGCCCGCGGCATGGCTGACCTTGGCGATGAGGAGTGGCAACACTTCGTCTGCGTTGAAGCCGCCAACATTCGCTCTGCCGCCATCACCTTGGAGCCCGGAGAAGAACACACCATGACCGCGAATATCCGGCTCGCCGAGTTGCATTAA
- the hypA gene encoding hydrogenase maturation nickel metallochaperone HypA, protein MHELSLVYGIVEAVEKAATEAHAVRVVSVKLQVGALAGVVKDALLFCYDIAAEGTLLAGSRLDVEEVPLSVYCQPCGKTVVSPSIQQFCCPECDTPSGDIRHGRELDIVSVELEVE, encoded by the coding sequence GTGCATGAACTATCTCTCGTTTACGGCATCGTCGAAGCGGTAGAGAAGGCCGCCACTGAGGCCCATGCGGTCCGGGTCGTCTCGGTCAAGCTGCAGGTCGGGGCTCTTGCCGGTGTCGTCAAGGACGCGCTTCTTTTCTGCTACGACATCGCCGCTGAAGGTACACTGCTCGCCGGCTCCCGCCTCGATGTGGAAGAAGTGCCGCTCTCGGTCTACTGCCAGCCTTGCGGGAAAACCGTTGTGAGCCCTTCTATCCAGCAATTTTGTTGCCCGGAGTGCGATACTCCAAGTGGCGACATTCGTCATGGCCGAGAATTGGACATTGTCTCCGTCGAGTTGGAAGTCGAATAA
- the hypB gene encoding hydrogenase nickel incorporation protein HypB: protein MQTRVLEIRKSVLNKNDELARHLRTRFEAAGVLVLNLVSSPGAGKTQFLQKVLTDLRQQGLGVAALVGDLETDNDARRLMASGAPVRQITTHGCCHLDASMIERHLEGWQLDQLDILFIENVGNLVCPSNYDLGEAVRVALLSVTEGEDKPLKYPGMFNSADVALITKMDLAEACEFDRETAIANLHAVRPGMTIFEISSKSGRGMTEWMHYLESLLAPTLQVREAGPAFASIKPGANGSLSPRETLAAPGE, encoded by the coding sequence ATGCAGACGCGCGTTCTCGAAATCCGCAAAAGCGTTCTCAATAAGAACGACGAACTTGCCCGTCACCTCCGTACCCGCTTCGAAGCCGCCGGCGTCCTCGTCCTCAACCTCGTCTCCAGTCCCGGCGCGGGAAAAACCCAGTTCCTGCAGAAGGTCTTAACCGACCTGCGTCAGCAAGGCCTAGGCGTCGCCGCTTTGGTCGGCGATCTCGAAACCGACAACGACGCCCGCCGCCTCATGGCCAGTGGAGCACCGGTTCGCCAGATCACCACCCACGGCTGCTGCCACCTCGATGCCAGCATGATTGAGCGCCATCTCGAGGGCTGGCAACTCGACCAACTCGACATCCTCTTCATCGAAAACGTAGGCAATCTTGTCTGCCCCTCGAACTACGATCTCGGCGAAGCCGTGCGCGTCGCCCTGCTCTCCGTCACCGAAGGCGAAGACAAGCCCCTGAAATACCCGGGCATGTTCAACAGCGCCGATGTCGCATTGATTACGAAAATGGACCTCGCGGAAGCCTGCGAATTCGATCGCGAGACCGCAATCGCCAACCTCCACGCCGTTCGTCCGGGGATGACGATCTTCGAGATCTCCTCCAAAAGCGGTCGCGGCATGACGGAGTGGATGCACTACTTGGAGAGCCTTCTAGCGCCAACACTCCAGGTTCGCGAAGCCGGCCCAGCTTTTGCTTCTATCAAGCCCGGTGCCAATGGTTCGCTCAGCCCGCGCGAGACCCTCGCCGCTCCAGGGGAGTAG
- a CDS encoding HypC/HybG/HupF family hydrogenase formation chaperone: MCLAIPGQVKEIFEQNGLRMGRVDFGGITKEVCLAYLPEIAIGDYTIVHVGFAISKIDEESALETLNTFREMGLFEEEFGVEPAPVETRH; this comes from the coding sequence ATGTGTCTCGCCATCCCCGGTCAGGTGAAAGAGATCTTTGAACAGAATGGTCTTCGCATGGGCCGGGTGGACTTTGGCGGCATTACCAAAGAAGTCTGTCTCGCCTACCTTCCCGAGATTGCCATTGGCGACTACACCATCGTCCATGTCGGCTTTGCCATCAGCAAGATCGACGAAGAGTCTGCTCTCGAAACCCTGAATACATTTCGCGAGATGGGCCTCTTCGAAGAGGAATTTGGCGTCGAGCCGGCGCCGGTCGAGACCAGACACTGA